The Hylaeus volcanicus isolate JK05 unplaced genomic scaffold, UHH_iyHylVolc1.0_haploid 12584, whole genome shotgun sequence DNA window ATGGATATCCGTCTTCATTACCTTGTTACGATATTTTCGTTTACTCGTGACAAATTACGTCAATTAGCGCTATATAAGCACACGATGTGAAAGCATTGTCGACCATTCGGTAAACTATTGACGGTCGTGTTACCCGAGAACACGACTTGTTAGGACCATCGATAATTTCATCGCTATCCACGATGAAAGTACTTCTTTGTCTACTTGTTGGTGCAATATGCATCACGGGTGGTTATCTCTGCGAGGTAAAGACGAGTGTAGGGACTGTGAGCGGTGCACAACAGGTATCCAGTGATGGTCAAGTCTACTGGTCGTTCAATGGTATACCTTACGCACAACCACCGGTTGGCAATCTCAGGTTAGTGCCACTTTCACTTTATATTTATctcattattaaatataataattgcgATTGCTTCTAAAAACTAAAAGATTTATGAATTTAGGAATATGTATTCATTTCTCCTGAAATGATAAACTCTGCATGTTATAGATTCAAAAGTCCAGTTGCCAAAGTACCATGGCAAGGTACTCTCAAGGCGGATAAAGATCATAGCGAGTGCATACAGTACAAGAACGGTGTAATGGGTTCGGAGGATTGCCTTTACCTCAACGTTTTCACCCCACAGGTGTGGATGCATATTCTTTACCCATAAATGTTCATAATCAGAAGCTTGCTAGCATCTAGATCCTGAAAGCATTAGTCATAAAAGTCGATAAAAGTTATCCGCCAAAAAGTGATCATTAATAGAGTGCTAGAATACGTGGATAGCTATTGTTGTAGGTACACTAaagatattgaattttgtttagttttcaAGTTGTTTTGGAGATCATTGTTTTGCAAAAACCAATATACccatttatgaaattattgagACAGTTCTAATGCTATCGGCATATTATCGATGTTTCTTCCTTCAGGTGAAACGTGATGCTAAGCTGCCCGTCATGGTCTACATACACGGTGACGCCTACTCGCTTGGTAATGCCAGCAAAACAACAACTGGGGCTGGATTCTTGCTCGACAAGCAAATCGTGCTAGTCACATTCAATTATCGGTTGGGAATCTTCGGGTTCCTCAGCACTGGAGACCTAGAGGCACCTGGAAATTACGGGTTAAAGGACCAAGTAATGGCCCTGAAGTGGGTAAAACAGAacattcgtgaatttggcggAAACCCAGAagatgttacaatatttggcGAAAGCTCTGGGGGAGAATGCGCTCACTTGCACACTCTTTCGCAAGGCTCCAACAGTACGTATATAATTGTTATTCATTTAGTCctatttattgttttactttGATAAACATAATATAGTTTAAGTTAGTTTAATCCTACAACAATTTTATGTCAGTTCATTTGAGACACAAAGTACTTCAATATcgattgtttattttagaattattcaaacgaGCCATAGCGCAAAGTGGCGTCGCTCTTTGTCCGCGCTCGTTCACCGTCGATCCATCCTACTATGAGATGCCGAAAAAAGTAGCAGCAAAATTCAATTGTCAGACTACCACCTCTCTGCTGATGATCAATTGTCTACGTACTATAGACGCTGAAAAGTTGGTAGACACGAATTCTGTGTGGGACGAATTGTCTATTCTAACGCAGAATTTATGGAGGCCGACGAAGGAACCAGTGAGCCGCGACGCTTTCTTGACTGACTCCCCATGGAACTTGATTaggaagaataaaattaacgactGTCCACTTGTGATTGGAAATGTGAAGGACGAG harbors:
- the LOC128882091 gene encoding carboxylic ester hydrolase-like, yielding MKVLLCLLVGAICITGGYLCEVKTSVGTVSGAQQVSSDGQVYWSFNGIPYAQPPVGNLRFKSPVAKVPWQGTLKADKDHSECIQYKNGVMGSEDCLYLNVFTPQVKRDAKLPVMVYIHGDAYSLGNASKTTTGAGFLLDKQIVLVTFNYRLGIFGFLSTGDLEAPGNYGLKDQVMALKWVKQNIREFGGNPEDVTIFGESSGGECAHLHTLSQGSNKLFKRAIAQSGVALCPRSFTVDPSYYEMPKKVAAKFNCQTTTSLLMINCLRTIDAEKLVDTNSVWDELSILTQNLWRPTKEPVSRDAFLTDSPWNLIRKNKINDCPLVIGNVKDEGTFFTRWVQQDNKLYNEIVNDPVKFIIHLLRSYEPLREKYYNTTDNTYNITDIAVKIKEKYMGVTLSKDKDTIIYQLTQLTSDYFYTYPTLQLLEKLKSIKKELLFIYVFDYHGKITKSLRYSGELAKTGVAHEDDLFYLFPETSKEIGPQYNIERSENDYKMVDIMIDLWTSFAISSTPVSSHLSDPKIWKPYKQGGHLKIGNISEVKVSLQKGFRRDKMEFWSEHVPRYPLTSCHEDD